From the Plasmodium brasilianum strain Bolivian I chromosome 7, whole genome shotgun sequence genome, the window TCAAAACTACCAGGAAAGGACAAAACATTATCTGAACTGTTTTTCATCggaatattattcatataaattaaattctgATCATTTACAAATACATGATgacttaataatataaaaataaaaaatacagtgataccaatttttaaaaaataatccagtagtattataaacataaatcgaaaatttgtaatataagaaaatatcaACTTATCatcaaaatatacaaaattcgAACAGttcaattttttgaataaaaaattacacaaGGCTGAAATGTGATCTCGTATTTTAAAGTGGTAAATAGGAATctctcttttatattttagtttatatattaaattgaCAAATTTGCGGTACTCTCTTCGTAGCCTTATTCTTTCTTTCCAGGTTAGTTTTATTCCTGTCTTGTTCCCCTTCGCCCGCTTGTCCTCATTGAGCCATCCGCTACTGTGCGTTATGTTTTCCTCGTTAACTCGCTCATCATGCGggcttttttcattttcgttGTTCAAGAACAGATTATTGTTGAGGAGAGAATCGCCATTGGAGTTCCtttctaaaattattttttttttatactccTTAAATTCTTCCTTAAATATGTATAGTacttcattttctttttttctctttttttttttttttttgtttttttttttttaattttttcctttatcttCTTGAGACCAAGTTCTTTCTTACTTTTCTCATTGCTGATATCATTAgaatctttatttttcaatacGCGGAAAAAATTCTGGTATTTCCTCTTCAGATATAAATCATGCTCCTCGCTACTATGACTTATCGTACGTCTTCCAAAGGATAATAGtgccttctttttttcattttcattttcattttcatgttctttttctttttctttttctttttcttttctttttcttttttttttttttctttcttatcacattttgaatttttaaaattttctgaaTTTTCCCCTTTTCTGTAGCCAGTTGACTCGCtatcaaaatttaaaatattatagaaatgaaaatcaaggttgcttttattttttttatacttctcCTTTTCTATAAGTCTATATTCGTTTAATTTATACGAtcgaaaaagtaaaaataaaatattcttcaCGATGAGGCTGAGCAGTACCTTGTACTTGATGCAGAACAGGAGCCTGAAAAGGGAGGAGCAAAGCGCGCAAACATGCACGTGTGTATAGATGTATAGATGTATAGACGTATTTAATACGTGTagacatgtacatatatgcgcaTATGTTTATGTGGGAAACCACACTACAgatagttttttttatttggagCCATCCTGCAATTATGTAATTCATTTTGGCATATCCGGACTCTCCTggctcttcttttttttgaatactTATATGCACATCACTATGTAAAATCATGTTAAACAGTGCTAACGAGTAGGTATTATTTCTCATCATTTCGCACTGTTTTGTATTGCCTTAATTTCGACTTTTCGTTTACCTATATACGAAAAAGGGGATGTCTATTAAGAGAAACCCCACAATAAAGTGAAACTTGGCCGTGATATAAACATCTGTGTACACATCCTTATACTTGTGGTGATAAGATTTTTTCatcttattattatgattctTAGTAGTGATAGAAGTAAAAGAGGTAAAGGATGGTGCGTAAAAGGATTCAGGTGCTGAAGAGTATGCGCAGTGATAAGTAGAGGATGGAACTGAAGATGATGCTAAAGAAGATGTAGTCGACGATATAGTAGAACATGAATGAGAAGATGACAAAGAAGATGATGAAGAAATTTTTCTATCTAACAACTTGTTTGATGTTATTTGAGATGATGCATATGTCCATCTTTTAGAGTCTAAAGATTCTAAGGAAGAGGAGGCTTTATTACGCACATCCATTCTAACTGTGCCATTTAGATTTCCATGTAGATTTCCATGTAGATATTCGTCTTTATCATCATCAATCTTATTTAAGGCATCTCTTCTATATGTCTTTCCGTTTGACTTATTAAAACTGTGCACATTCATTTTGCTATGCAATTTGGTACTATCATGAAGAGTAACAGTATTAGAATCAAAAGTTGAACTTTCCTTGTCATGGGCATGTTTAACATAGTCCTTTACTTCATAATTCATACGGTGAGTATTAGAAGTACCGTTCGGTATGTAACTCGCTATACCGTTCGCCACACCATTTACTTCCCCCTTCTGCATCTCCCTCTTCTCtgcttcttcttttttttcttttttttttttatttttccactGGCCCCTTCATTCTGAATATACAAATCAACGTCATCATCGCAGGTATATGTTTTTTCGATATTCGTGTATATGGGAAAGTAGAATCCAAATAAGAGCATAGAAacaattacaaaaattagcattaaaaaagattttttcttttgaaaattataataagagTCTGAATCAGGTAAGGATTTGTATATACTTGTTACGTGTGAATACATAAAAGTAAGATCAATTAAATCGAACAAATTAATTATGTTCACATCAATACTTAgtatattttcaattattattttattatttaatatgtcTTCCAAAATATTTCGACTTCTTAAGGAAAAAAGTAAGTATATAAAAGgtgttatataaattaaattataagcCAACACATCATTACTTAAGTAGGTAAAAAACATActattcatttcattttttttttcttctttaataaaaaaacaaaatattgtTAACTTTAGACTTAATgttatcatatatatcatcCATTCAACAGAAATTTTTATGCCTGCATTTTTTTCACAGTATAAACTGAacacaatatatatacataaaagaaTATCAACAAGTAAGAAAATCATATACGAGTAATTCTTTGTGCTATCTAGAATCATATACAGTAATGACATTTGCTGCAtcagaattaaaaataccGTAAACaacacatttattatttcatcttttttgtttattctcATTTTGACTACAACTCCTCTGCCCACTCAAGGAATAGACGCAAAAACGTGAGACATAAAAGGGTGAGAGGAAAGCACACAGGCTTATTAATGGATAAATATACGCGGATGTAGAGGTTTCCGTGTGTATTCACGTACATACAAATGCATATAcgtatgcatacatatacttatgttTGTATGTCTAAATGTAGGTCTGAACGAACGATGGAAAACAAGAatttacatacatgcattaagggataaaacaaaatgtacCATTGCAAGCCCCTTACTATACAACACTATTCTGTGTAACCCCCAAATTTTGAGAAAACATATGCAactatgtacaaatatataaaagtaatatcCACTATTTTATCTAATCTCTACTCATACTCATTTAAgctaaaatataataaaataaaaccaggtattttccttttcataagaaaaagaaaaaaatatataaatcagCCAGTTACCATTACATCATTTATTTTCACCTTGGGAAAATtggtaaaataattttttgagtaacataaaaaaaagcaaaaaaaaaaaaaaaagcaaaatataagaaaataaaataagaataaaacaaataaggGACAAACAAATAGTAGCATGTATGTTGCatgacaaaataaaaaaaaaaattattcacaTTTGTTCACATTTATGAACACTTATTCGCATTTATTGAGATTTACTATAATTAAACAGAGGTAATACACATGAACACTTAATCGCATAGGTATATTTCGTTACAAGAACATGggaaaatacataaatttgaaagcagaaaaaaaaagacaataaaatatatttttttcgtgAGAAATAGGAACAAACagataaatgaaaaaagaaagaaaaaggaaaaaggaaaaaggaaagagaTAAAACGTAAAAGATAAAACGTAATAGATAAAACGTAAAAGGTAAAAtgtaaaaggaaaatggtaaaacgtaaaaggaaaatggtaaaacgtaaaaggaaaatggtaaaacgtaaaaggaaaatggtaaaacgtaaaaggaaaatggtaaaacgtaaaaggaaaatggtaaaacgtaaaaggaaaatggtaaaacgtaaaatggaaaaggaaaaaagttATTCCTCCTTTTccagaattaaataaattaaattggACAAATTTAGAAAGCATTCGCAgcatcaatttttttttttgacattttggaaaaaatcAATCAAACGTATtaagtacaaatatatattatatacgtatacacacatatatacatatatatttatttatttatgaaattataCTGAGAATGTGTTGagattttttattgttaccccctaaaaattgaaattattttGCCAATTTTTAGGTATCGCCTAACTTGCATGTCCCTATTAgctttcttttattttttatatttaatccCAGTCCTATTGctgctatttttattattatatttttttcttgttttttcttgttttttcttgttttttcttgttttttcttgttttttcttgtttttttcttttatttttttttttttgttttgtttctctttattttcattttctctcTCTTTTCTGTTAAAATattgactttttttttttttttttttttttttttatttacagcatatacttttttttttttgcatgtgTACTTATCATTCTGTAGGTACATATAAGCATACACTTATAATAgactaaaaaattaactagTCTGATTGCATAAATATCATTGCTAATTATTTCTCTTCAcgtatttttcttcatttgtttttcattGATCTCGTCTGTTttcgtttttgtttttgtttctGTTTCTGTAGCAGTAAACCAACATATCATCCaatttatgaaataataattcgAAGACGTAaacatataacaaatattatttgaaatattaacACTCTTCTAATTAgacaagaataaaaaaaaaaaaaaaaaaaaaaaaattaacattacAATACATCACATTATATGGTATTATACTACGTTACTAATTGTTCTAGCCATTTGGATTATCCAATTTTGgttcattattaattttgacTGTTATATTTTGGCTTATGAGCAGcatttattactatttcttttgttcttttattcGTTTgtctatttatatatctgtttattcatgtattttcccgtttttttgtttgtttatttgtattttttttttttttttttttttattcttttgttCTGTCgtgaatattttgtttaaattacaaatttGTCACTTTCGTTTTTTTCCTCAATTCTGTTCTCTTCAAATTGTTAAGTGCTTTACTTAAAGTTAAGAATTTACTTATGCACACACATTCATGCGCACTTATGTAAGCACGTacgtatacacatacatacacccATACATACCCTCATATATATTCGTCATTTCAAAAACTCTacatttttcctattttgtattttcaaacatacatatatacatatatatatacatatatatatatgtatgcgtgCATAAACGACCAGTTATCACTTTCCCTTTTTCTTCATAACATCCTTGGTGCGTAGTTAAATAAAAGTTGTTGTCACAATTGCAAAATGAATTCAGAGTTAGCACCCACTCATCAAGTAAATAAAAGCGCGGATGAAAAATCGTTCGAAggtaaagaatatttttctgttttttctgattatttaatattaattaagaATAACGAAACACCACTGTTACATTGCAAATCAGAATTATTTATGCACgacaaatataatatgaactgttcagaaaaaaaaaaaaatttcgatCATGTAAATTATGAACTAGATAGCTATAATTCAGGAAAAGTTGGaagcaagaaaaaaattgatgtGTGCAAAGGTGTAAGTTGTACAATGGATAACTTCTTGAAAGAACCGGAAAAGGACTGCAGTGGTTTAGAGAAAATTCTAAACAATGAAGTACAAGTAGAAGTGAAAGAAAGGAAAGATGAGGAGGGGCAGGCGCAGGAGCAGGAAGGGCAAGAAAACGAGGAAGATgcaaaaaaagaggaagaaaaagaaaaaatagaagaagaaacagaaaaaaaagaggaagaaacagaaaaaaaagaggaagaaacagaaaaaaaagaggaagaaatagaaaaaaaagaggaagaaacagaaaaaaaagaggaagaaatagaaaaaaaagaggaagaaacagaaaaaaaagaggaagaaatagaaaaaaaagaggaagaaacagaaaaagaaaactattttgaagaattaaagtacaatttaaaaaaagtggaACATATAACAACATCAAAGGAAAAGGAGCAAACAAAAGAGAATgacaaaatatatgatttaaaaataaatggaaataatGATTTTCATAATGAACAGAGTTACTTAACACTTGGAAAGGGCAATTGTCCAGTTGGTGAGAGCAATAAAATACTAaatgatagtaataatataaaatattccccgttaaataaacaaaaatacgtCCTGGTTCATAGTAATGAGCATGTACATAATCTTTCGAGTAATTCCACTCATATAGACAGTTCAGAAATATTCTGCTCTAAGAGCGTGAATGAGGACAGTATTAAAGATGCATCTTTTCCACATTCTGCAAGCGAGACAAATTGGTTAGAAATGAACAGCAGTTATATTATCAACTGTAGTAAAGAAtgtaaaagggaaaaaagttttaataaaACCCCTAATGGTGGAAGTATAAATGAAGAATGTACCATGGATAAAGGGAAACCCAGTCCTCACAAACGTATCAATGATGAAATTAGAGTATTAACTCTTccagaaaaagataaaataaaattgatgaAAAATGATTCTGCACACAAAACGGAAATGGGTAGCACACAGATGCAGAAGAATGAAAGGGACGAgggaaataaagaagaaagcGCCCAGGAAGTAGTAGAGAGTAGAAATATCGAGGAAGAGTATAGCAATAACGAAGAAGAGGGTAGCAATAACGAAGAAGAGAGTAGAAATATCGAGAAAGAGTATAGCAATAACGAAGATGAGAGTAGCAATAACGAAGATGAGAGTAGCAATAACGAAGATGAGAGTAGCAATAACGAAGAAGAGAGTAGCAATAACGAAGAAGAGAGTAGCAATAACGAAGAAGAGAGTAGCAATAACGAAGAAGAGAGTAGCAATAACGAAGAAGAGAGTAGCAATAACGAAGAAGAGAGTAG encodes:
- a CDS encoding hypothetical protein (conserved Plasmodium protein): MRINKKDEIINVLFTVFLILMQQMSLLYMILDSTKNYSYMIFLLVDILLCIYIVFSLYCEKNAGIKISVEWMIYMITLSLKLTIFCFFIKEEKKNEMNSMFFTYLSNDVLAYNLIYITPFIYLLFSLRSRNILEDILNNKIIIENILSIDVNIINLFDLIDLTFMGQWKNKKKKEKKEEAEKREMQKGEVNGVANGIASYIPNGTSNTHRMNYEVKDYVKHAHDKESSTFDSNTVTLHDSTKLHSKMNVHSFNKSNGKTYRRDALNKIDDDKDEYLHGNLHGNLNGTVRMDVRNKASSSLESLDSKRWTYASSQITSNKLLDRKISSSSSLSSSHSCSTISSTTSSLASSSVPSSTYHCAYSSAPESFYAPSFTSFTSITTKNHNNKMKKSYHHKYKDVYTDVYITAKFHFIVGFLLIDIPFFVYRLLFCIKYKVLLSLIVKNILFLLFRSYKLNEYRLIEKEKYKKNKSNLDFHFYNILNFDSESTGYRKGENSENFKNSKCDKKEKKKKEKEKKKKKKKKKNMKMKMKMKKRRHYYPLEDEEFKEYKKKIILERNSNGDSLLNNNLFLNNENEKSPHDERVNEENITHSSGWLNEDKRAKGNKTGIKLTWKERIRLRREYRKFVNLIYKLKYKREIPIYHFKIRDHISALCNFLFKKLNCSNFVYFDDKLIFSYITNFRFMFIILLDYFLKIGITVFFIFILLSHHVFVNDQNLIYMNNIPMKNSSDNVLSFPGSFDLTNYPDMILPPHTIDINYINRDTESVISSSTYNNNKNLTKGYIDIDLPNNIFKLKWEEIFIVDKIYFYACIAYFIMHFLIFIKTSTFFDILYVSIFNAISHLSFYFSLKQFILFFYTFNGNIYNKDYIYYKQNIRKLNYHFEYYYLILFNAHCFISILKHFSLFSRILFNFKYVYYYRNHRRAGESRKDELRDILKYYAEEGFFSSESNIIPNFI